In Cystobacter ferrugineus, the following proteins share a genomic window:
- a CDS encoding hybrid non-ribosomal peptide synthetase/type I polyketide synthase encodes MNREPIAIIGLGCRFPGARDSRAFWKLLRDGVDAITPVPAGRWDIDSFYDPDPSAEGKMSTRWGGFVDQVDQFDPQFFGIAPREVTTMDPQQRLLLEVTWEALEDAGLIPERLAGSRTGVFVGMSSYDYYTLLSQDSRNIDAHIGTGNTNCIAANRISYLFDFQGPSLVVDTACSSSLVAVHLACKSLWSGDASLAVAGGVQLVLSPWVTVGYSKSGFMAADGRCKAFDAAANGYVRSEGSGMIVLKPLSKALEDGDSIYALIRGGAVNQDGRSNGLTAPNPAAQEAVLRAAYEDAGVPPSRVQYVEAHGTGTKLGDPIEVKSLAAVVGADRPEGNVCALGSVKTNIGHLEAAAGIAGLIKVALSLKHRQIPPSLHFKVPNPYIRFDKIPLRVQQELQPWPERPESALAGVSSFGFGGTNAHLVLEGAPPVAPPEDEGCERPRHVLALGAKSPSALRELARRYQAYVEEQPEVALGDLCFSANTRCPPFAHQLTVVAASAQELRERLASFAHEQATAGVTYAQLNRRKRPKVAFLFTGQGAQYTGMGRELYETQPTFRDALDRCAKILRPLLGRSLLEVLYPEPGKSSPLDETAFTQPALFALEYSLARLWMSWGVEPAAVLGHSVGEFVAACVAGVFRLEDALRLIAERGKLMQALPSGGAMAAILAPEPRVAAAIERYAGALDIAAINGPESIVVSGNKEALDAVTAAFEAEGVRCQRLRVSHAFHSPLMEPMLDGLERVAGTIRHQAPKLPFISNVTGEALASGQLLDGAYWRRHTRAPVRFLEGIRALHAQGCELFLEIGPKPILTHLGARCLPDVQVGWLPSLAENRNDWVVMLDALSALRAGGVELDWKGFDRDYPRKRVSLPHYPFERKRYWFKEGAIEVSEKAAAATVSRPQPAEAAKPKRLEAITAAVRKMVADLLKASPSEIDPQASFLEMGADSISLIDAIRLIDANYKLKLSVRQLFEELTSIEALAAHIERHLPPEESAPVAAPEAALPPAPVRSPAPVLAAESRRDEIAPTACSISRAPVSNVVKAPPTGTGVPLQQPVLTAQPPPPAPVAPVRHAPPALPESSLERLFAQQLEIVSKQLDLLKDAGGTRVAPVPVAPPVEPEPRSSPPVFVSPAVAAPAPAPAPAIQVPRAPQPLSTATSPASVAVDSAEMNQRQQQYLRSFMERYARRTGGSKAWAQKHRPVLADNRALAGLRMPIKEICYPIVGSRYAGSRIWDVDGNEYVDIAMGFGVHLFGHGAPFIKRALMQQLELGHGVGPQPERAGQLAELFTELTGAERVTFCQSGTESVMTALRLARTATGRTRIVLFKGSFHGHYDGVLAQAQGSDGDAVPVALGISKNAVRDVVVLDYGEQSALDYLRQHAHELAAVLVEPVQSRRPELQPRAFLHEVRAITEASGTALIFDEIITGFRIHQGGAQAHFGVRADLATYGKVPGGGMPLAAVAGKRRFMDGIDGGQWNYGDQSYPEADRTFFAGTFNKPPLSLATAYAVLEHLKEQGPRLQEQLNERTALLAAQLNAFFEQQRVPAQVVHFGSLFRFVLKGNLDLFFYHLVERGVYVWEGRTCFLSTAHTEADIAHIVEAVRGSVEDLRQGGFLPELSPGTPGPGGGGGATRPPPRAVETPRPSAPAQASSASAASPGTDAGKGSVQAREQVPEPRTEFWERRRSRSTSNRVASADDSEGKARRAARDLEFSLYFFGKYDAPFRDDKYDLLFDSARYADAHGFSAVWLPERHFHAFGGLSPNPAVVCSALARETKHLSLRAGSVVVPLHHPLRVVEEWSVVDNLSKGRVGLSFASGWHPDDFVFAPEAFGKHREMMFEGVETIRKLWRGESMRARGGGKNELDVRCFPAPKQRELPFWITVVNNPDTYVRAGQMGANVLTNLMGQTLEDLERNIALYRQALHDHGHDPDAGKVTVLMHTFVGEDLQTVRDTARGPFCDYLATHFALFQNLAKSQNLPVNLDQLTADDKQYMLSMAYDRYARTSALIGTPESCQEILDHIRSIGVDEVACFMDFGVEPKAVMASMPTLVALKERFRRDRGSAPGSSGPAHGPSATQIPARPAGSAVTTLELTESQQEFLVVAQMTADEDSMSGHQALALKLTGPLNPQALRTAVQSVIDRHEALRTTISAEGDRQIVHPSVKVELAFVDFSHVPEDAREREALRWLDEESETGFDLVHGPLFHAQVLELGERLHILSLVTHHIFCDGQSVAVIIAELAELYSAACEGVRRELPEPMQFRRFIELQQQQQAKTLAEHEAYWLQKFSGPLPVLQLPFDRPRPPIKTFAAARLTDTIGGELCQAVRKVGQRYGATPFMTLFAAYTCLLHRMSGQGDIIVGVPASGRTVEGSEGMVGHCANLLPVRTNVHGGLRFSEHLLAVKNVLLDDYEHQAYRFATLLEKLRVPRDPSVSPIVTVAFNLDRPVPPPRMFELEVDWFPRPISFGVPELGLSIKELRGELSLEWDYNTDLFDAETIRRTMGHFRTLVECLTAHPEQRLCDLPMLTREERQRFAEWNRTTAPSYGRATLPRLFEAQVRRTPDAPALTVVGETLSYGELNARANQLAHHLRSLGVGRESLVGICVERSVEMIVGLLGILKAGAAYVPLDPSFPAERLAHMVHHSRLSLLLTQERVAGRLPESGVRQVRFETEHALLSRQPTGDLPDGAGTEELAYVMYTSGSTGIPKGIQITHGALTNLLESMRERLEPTARDVLLAVTTISFDIAALELYLPLIVGARLVVTDSETAADGERLAQEMARVTPSLMQATPATWRMLIEAGWRGDPRLSILCGGEALRQELAEQLLERGGRVWNLYGPTETTIWSAAHRVGKVRGERREDASEPIGRPLANTQLRVLGPRLHQVPVGVTGELYIGGLGLARGYLAQPSLTAEKFVPDPFSDEPGARLYKTGDLARYLADGSIEFLGRTDYQVKIRGFRVELGAIEAALGQHPAVADVAVIAREIGPGDTRLFGYVVFRQGQSLPVVELHAFLKHKLPAYMIPASITAGTELPLTPNGKVDRKALAALDVGRAVSRVYVAPRNALETELVQLWEEVLGVKPVGVTDNFFHLGGNSLLGVRLMTRIRRHLGQEVPLALFIEDPTIVHLTQVIYQKSLGVPSLAEGQAAAGQGKTSIVKVRPEGKHHPLFFAAQLGGIYSSNVVVGLLDMARELDPDQPFYGLQAPALAPELADAVSRGSPLSLDDWRYDRAHFDRVVLDCVEALRKVQPEGPYYLGGFCSGSLLVFEIARRLTEMRQEVARIVLLDPPIGGDAVPPGPSRYDAALADLVWFIGREIGWEAGWDLTALYAELEPLGTDERWALALRKLKEAEAVPASTEAQDLRRLFDAKRLNEEIMSRILDSYEPPVSPHPVTILISDHTREDYTDDALEAALERVRRHITGSLDVHFVPGDHGSLFQSPNVAVLANHVNRCLAESRPRGA; translated from the coding sequence ATGAACCGCGAACCCATTGCGATCATCGGCCTGGGCTGTCGTTTCCCAGGTGCGAGGGATTCAAGGGCATTCTGGAAGCTCCTCCGTGATGGCGTGGATGCCATTACCCCCGTCCCCGCCGGGCGCTGGGACATCGACTCGTTCTACGATCCGGACCCCAGCGCCGAAGGCAAGATGAGCACCCGCTGGGGCGGGTTCGTGGATCAGGTGGATCAATTCGATCCGCAATTCTTTGGCATCGCCCCGCGCGAGGTCACCACCATGGATCCCCAGCAGCGGCTGCTGCTGGAGGTGACGTGGGAGGCATTGGAGGACGCGGGCCTGATTCCCGAGCGGCTGGCGGGCTCCAGGACGGGTGTCTTCGTCGGGATGTCCAGCTACGACTACTACACGCTGCTGAGCCAGGACTCGCGCAACATCGACGCCCACATCGGCACGGGCAACACCAACTGCATCGCGGCCAACCGCATCTCCTACCTGTTCGACTTCCAGGGCCCCAGCCTGGTCGTGGACACCGCGTGCTCTTCCTCGCTCGTCGCCGTGCACCTGGCCTGCAAGAGCCTGTGGAGCGGGGACGCCAGCCTCGCCGTCGCGGGCGGGGTGCAGCTCGTCCTGTCGCCCTGGGTGACGGTGGGCTACTCGAAGTCGGGGTTCATGGCCGCGGATGGCCGCTGCAAGGCGTTCGACGCCGCGGCCAACGGCTATGTCCGCAGCGAGGGCTCCGGCATGATCGTCCTCAAGCCGCTGTCCAAGGCGCTGGAGGACGGTGACTCCATCTACGCCCTCATCCGCGGCGGCGCCGTCAACCAGGACGGGCGCAGCAACGGGCTCACCGCGCCCAACCCCGCCGCGCAGGAAGCCGTGCTGCGCGCGGCCTATGAGGATGCCGGGGTGCCGCCCTCGCGGGTGCAGTACGTGGAGGCGCATGGCACGGGCACGAAGCTGGGCGATCCCATCGAGGTGAAGTCGCTCGCCGCCGTGGTGGGCGCGGATCGCCCCGAGGGCAATGTCTGCGCGCTGGGCTCGGTGAAGACCAACATCGGCCACCTGGAGGCCGCGGCCGGAATCGCGGGCCTCATCAAGGTGGCGCTGTCGCTCAAGCACCGGCAGATCCCTCCGAGCCTCCATTTCAAGGTCCCCAACCCCTACATCCGCTTCGACAAGATTCCGCTGCGCGTCCAGCAGGAGCTGCAACCCTGGCCCGAGCGGCCGGAGTCCGCTCTGGCCGGAGTGAGCTCGTTCGGTTTCGGCGGGACCAATGCCCACCTCGTCCTGGAGGGGGCGCCCCCGGTGGCTCCGCCCGAGGACGAGGGGTGTGAGCGGCCCCGGCACGTGCTCGCCCTCGGCGCGAAGAGCCCGAGCGCGCTGCGCGAGCTGGCCCGCCGCTACCAGGCGTATGTGGAGGAGCAGCCGGAGGTGGCGCTGGGTGACCTCTGCTTCAGCGCCAACACGCGCTGCCCGCCCTTCGCGCACCAGCTCACCGTGGTCGCCGCGTCTGCCCAGGAGTTGCGCGAGCGACTGGCGTCCTTCGCGCACGAGCAGGCGACGGCGGGCGTGACGTACGCGCAGCTCAACCGCCGCAAGCGCCCGAAGGTGGCCTTCCTCTTCACGGGGCAGGGCGCCCAGTACACCGGCATGGGGCGCGAGCTCTACGAGACGCAGCCCACCTTCCGGGATGCGCTCGACCGCTGCGCGAAGATCCTGCGCCCGCTCCTGGGTCGCAGCCTGCTGGAGGTCCTCTACCCCGAGCCGGGGAAATCCTCGCCGCTCGATGAGACGGCCTTCACGCAGCCGGCCCTGTTCGCGCTGGAGTACTCGCTCGCGCGGCTGTGGATGTCGTGGGGCGTGGAGCCCGCGGCGGTGCTGGGGCACAGCGTGGGGGAGTTCGTCGCGGCCTGCGTCGCGGGCGTGTTCCGCTTGGAGGATGCACTGCGGCTGATCGCCGAGCGGGGGAAGCTGATGCAGGCGCTCCCCAGCGGTGGCGCGATGGCGGCCATCCTCGCGCCCGAGCCCCGCGTGGCGGCCGCGATCGAGCGGTATGCCGGCGCGCTCGACATCGCCGCGATCAACGGACCCGAGAGCATCGTCGTCTCCGGCAATAAGGAGGCGCTCGACGCCGTCACCGCCGCGTTCGAGGCCGAGGGCGTGCGCTGCCAGCGGCTTCGCGTGTCCCACGCGTTCCACTCTCCACTCATGGAGCCGATGCTCGATGGGCTGGAGCGGGTGGCGGGTACGATCCGTCACCAGGCGCCCAAGCTGCCCTTCATCTCCAACGTGACGGGCGAGGCCCTGGCCTCGGGACAGCTTCTCGACGGGGCCTACTGGCGGCGGCACACCCGCGCTCCGGTGCGGTTCCTGGAGGGCATCCGCGCCCTGCACGCCCAGGGCTGTGAGCTGTTCCTCGAGATCGGTCCGAAGCCCATCCTGACGCACCTGGGCGCACGCTGCCTCCCGGATGTCCAGGTCGGCTGGCTGCCCTCGCTGGCGGAGAATCGGAACGACTGGGTCGTGATGCTCGATGCGCTCTCCGCCCTTCGAGCGGGGGGCGTGGAGCTGGATTGGAAGGGGTTCGACAGGGACTACCCCAGGAAGCGTGTGTCCCTGCCGCATTACCCGTTCGAGAGAAAGCGCTACTGGTTCAAGGAAGGGGCAATCGAGGTGAGTGAGAAAGCCGCCGCAGCCACAGTGTCCAGGCCCCAGCCGGCCGAAGCCGCGAAGCCCAAGCGTCTGGAGGCCATCACCGCCGCCGTGCGCAAGATGGTGGCGGACCTGCTCAAGGCCTCTCCCTCCGAGATCGATCCCCAGGCCTCGTTCCTGGAGATGGGCGCGGACTCGATTTCGCTCATCGATGCCATCCGCCTCATCGACGCCAACTACAAGCTCAAGCTCTCCGTGCGTCAGCTCTTCGAGGAGCTCACCTCGATCGAGGCGCTCGCGGCCCACATCGAGCGCCACCTCCCGCCGGAGGAGTCCGCGCCCGTGGCCGCTCCCGAAGCCGCGCTCCCTCCGGCTCCCGTGCGGAGTCCGGCCCCGGTGCTGGCGGCGGAGTCACGGCGGGACGAGATCGCGCCGACCGCGTGCTCCATCTCCCGGGCGCCGGTCTCCAACGTCGTGAAGGCTCCGCCCACCGGCACTGGCGTTCCGCTCCAGCAGCCCGTGCTCACCGCCCAGCCCCCGCCACCCGCCCCGGTGGCCCCGGTCCGGCACGCTCCCCCGGCGCTCCCCGAAAGCTCGCTCGAGCGGCTCTTCGCGCAGCAACTCGAGATCGTCTCCAAGCAGCTCGATCTGCTCAAGGACGCGGGCGGAACGCGGGTCGCTCCGGTGCCCGTGGCTCCGCCGGTGGAGCCGGAGCCCCGGAGCAGTCCCCCCGTGTTCGTCTCGCCGGCCGTGGCCGCCCCGGCTCCGGCTCCCGCTCCCGCCATCCAGGTGCCCCGCGCGCCCCAGCCCCTCTCCACCGCCACTTCGCCCGCCTCCGTCGCGGTGGACTCGGCGGAGATGAACCAGCGGCAGCAGCAGTACCTGCGCTCGTTCATGGAGCGGTACGCGCGGCGCACGGGCGGCTCCAAGGCGTGGGCCCAGAAGCACCGTCCGGTCCTGGCCGACAACCGGGCCCTGGCCGGTCTGCGCATGCCCATCAAGGAGATCTGCTACCCCATCGTGGGCTCCCGCTACGCGGGCTCGCGCATCTGGGATGTCGACGGCAATGAGTACGTCGACATCGCGATGGGCTTCGGTGTCCATCTCTTCGGCCATGGGGCGCCGTTCATCAAGCGGGCCCTCATGCAGCAGCTCGAGCTCGGCCATGGCGTTGGCCCCCAGCCGGAGCGCGCGGGACAACTCGCCGAGCTGTTCACCGAGCTGACCGGCGCCGAGCGCGTGACGTTCTGCCAGTCCGGCACCGAGTCCGTCATGACCGCGCTGCGGCTGGCCCGCACGGCCACCGGGCGCACCCGGATCGTGCTCTTCAAGGGCTCGTTCCATGGCCACTATGACGGCGTCCTCGCGCAGGCGCAGGGCAGTGACGGAGACGCCGTTCCCGTGGCCCTGGGCATCTCGAAGAACGCGGTCCGGGACGTGGTGGTGCTCGACTACGGCGAGCAGAGCGCCCTCGACTATCTGCGCCAGCACGCCCATGAGCTGGCCGCCGTGCTGGTGGAGCCGGTGCAGAGCCGCCGTCCGGAGCTGCAGCCGCGTGCCTTCCTCCACGAGGTGCGTGCCATCACCGAGGCGTCGGGCACGGCGCTCATCTTCGATGAGATCATCACCGGCTTCCGCATCCACCAGGGCGGCGCCCAGGCGCACTTCGGCGTCCGCGCGGACCTCGCCACGTACGGGAAGGTCCCGGGTGGCGGCATGCCGTTGGCGGCCGTGGCCGGCAAGCGGCGCTTCATGGATGGCATCGACGGCGGCCAGTGGAACTACGGGGATCAGTCCTACCCGGAGGCCGACCGCACCTTCTTCGCCGGTACCTTCAACAAGCCGCCCCTGTCGCTCGCCACGGCCTACGCGGTGCTCGAGCACCTCAAGGAGCAGGGCCCCCGGCTCCAGGAGCAGTTGAACGAGCGCACCGCGCTGCTGGCCGCGCAGCTCAACGCCTTCTTCGAGCAGCAGCGCGTCCCCGCGCAGGTCGTCCACTTCGGCTCGTTGTTCCGCTTCGTGCTGAAGGGCAACCTCGATCTGTTCTTCTACCACCTCGTGGAGCGGGGTGTTTACGTGTGGGAGGGGCGCACGTGCTTCCTCTCCACGGCCCATACCGAGGCGGACATCGCGCACATCGTCGAGGCCGTCCGCGGCAGCGTGGAGGATCTGCGGCAGGGCGGTTTCCTCCCCGAGCTGTCTCCGGGCACCCCCGGACCGGGTGGCGGCGGCGGTGCGACCAGGCCTCCGCCGCGAGCCGTCGAGACGCCTCGTCCCAGCGCTCCCGCTCAAGCGTCATCCGCCTCCGCCGCGAGCCCGGGCACTGACGCCGGGAAGGGGAGCGTGCAGGCGCGGGAGCAGGTCCCGGAGCCCCGCACGGAGTTCTGGGAGCGGCGGCGCTCCCGGAGCACGTCCAACCGGGTGGCCAGCGCGGACGACTCGGAGGGCAAGGCCCGGCGGGCGGCGCGTGACCTGGAGTTCAGCCTCTACTTCTTCGGCAAGTACGACGCTCCGTTTCGGGACGACAAGTACGATCTCCTCTTCGACAGCGCGCGCTACGCCGACGCGCATGGCTTCTCGGCGGTCTGGCTTCCCGAGCGCCATTTCCACGCCTTCGGCGGTCTCTCCCCGAATCCGGCGGTGGTCTGCTCCGCCCTGGCCCGGGAGACGAAGCACCTGTCGCTGAGGGCCGGCAGCGTCGTCGTGCCCCTGCACCACCCGCTGCGCGTCGTGGAGGAGTGGTCCGTGGTGGACAACCTGTCCAAGGGACGGGTGGGGCTCTCGTTCGCCTCGGGCTGGCATCCGGATGACTTCGTGTTCGCGCCCGAGGCCTTCGGCAAGCACCGCGAGATGATGTTCGAGGGCGTCGAGACCATCCGCAAGCTGTGGCGGGGCGAGTCCATGCGCGCGCGCGGCGGGGGCAAGAACGAGCTCGATGTGCGCTGCTTCCCGGCGCCGAAGCAGCGCGAGCTGCCCTTCTGGATCACCGTCGTGAACAATCCGGACACCTACGTCCGGGCGGGACAGATGGGTGCCAACGTCCTGACCAACCTGATGGGCCAGACGCTCGAGGATCTGGAGCGCAACATCGCCCTCTACCGGCAGGCCCTGCATGACCACGGGCATGATCCGGACGCCGGCAAGGTGACGGTCCTGATGCACACCTTCGTCGGGGAGGATCTCCAGACCGTCCGTGACACCGCGCGTGGCCCCTTCTGCGACTACCTCGCCACGCACTTCGCGCTCTTCCAGAACCTGGCGAAGAGTCAGAACCTGCCCGTCAACCTGGACCAGCTCACGGCGGACGACAAGCAGTACATGTTGTCCATGGCCTACGACCGATATGCGCGCACGAGCGCGTTGATCGGCACGCCGGAGTCCTGCCAGGAGATCCTCGACCACATCCGCTCGATCGGCGTCGACGAGGTGGCGTGCTTCATGGACTTCGGGGTGGAGCCCAAGGCCGTGATGGCGAGCATGCCCACGCTCGTGGCGCTGAAGGAGCGGTTTCGCCGGGACCGCGGGAGTGCCCCAGGCTCGTCCGGCCCGGCCCACGGGCCGAGCGCCACCCAGATCCCGGCGCGACCGGCCGGGTCCGCGGTCACCACCCTGGAGCTGACCGAGTCGCAGCAGGAGTTCCTGGTCGTCGCCCAGATGACGGCGGATGAGGACTCCATGAGCGGGCATCAGGCGCTCGCCTTGAAGCTCACGGGGCCGCTGAATCCCCAGGCCCTGCGCACCGCCGTCCAGTCCGTCATCGACCGGCACGAGGCGCTGCGGACCACCATCAGCGCAGAGGGGGATCGGCAGATCGTCCACCCCTCGGTGAAGGTGGAGCTCGCGTTCGTCGACTTCTCACACGTGCCGGAGGATGCGCGCGAGCGGGAAGCGCTCCGGTGGCTCGATGAGGAGAGCGAGACCGGCTTCGACCTGGTCCACGGGCCGCTCTTCCACGCGCAGGTGCTCGAGCTGGGGGAGCGGCTGCACATCCTCAGTCTGGTGACGCACCACATCTTCTGTGACGGTCAGTCCGTGGCCGTCATCATCGCCGAGCTCGCCGAGCTCTACTCGGCGGCGTGCGAGGGCGTTCGCCGCGAGCTGCCCGAGCCCATGCAGTTCCGGCGCTTCATCGAGCTGCAACAGCAGCAGCAGGCCAAGACCCTGGCCGAGCACGAGGCGTACTGGCTCCAGAAGTTCTCCGGGCCGCTGCCCGTGCTGCAACTGCCGTTCGATCGTCCGCGCCCGCCCATCAAGACGTTCGCGGCGGCTCGGTTGACGGACACGATCGGCGGCGAGCTGTGCCAGGCCGTGAGGAAGGTGGGCCAGCGCTACGGCGCCACGCCGTTCATGACGCTCTTCGCCGCGTATACCTGTCTGCTGCACCGGATGTCGGGACAGGGCGACATCATCGTCGGGGTGCCCGCCTCCGGCCGGACCGTCGAGGGCAGCGAGGGGATGGTGGGCCACTGCGCGAACCTGCTGCCCGTGCGCACGAACGTCCATGGCGGGCTTCGCTTCTCCGAGCACCTGCTGGCCGTCAAGAACGTGCTCCTGGACGACTACGAGCACCAGGCGTACCGCTTCGCGACGTTGCTGGAGAAGCTGCGGGTGCCGAGGGATCCGAGCGTCTCGCCCATCGTCACGGTGGCCTTCAACCTGGACCGTCCGGTGCCTCCCCCGAGGATGTTCGAGCTGGAGGTCGACTGGTTCCCCCGGCCCATCAGCTTCGGCGTGCCCGAGCTCGGGCTGAGCATCAAGGAGTTGCGCGGCGAGCTGAGCCTCGAGTGGGACTACAACACGGACCTGTTCGACGCGGAGACGATCCGCAGGACGATGGGCCACTTCCGCACCCTGGTGGAGTGCCTCACCGCCCATCCCGAGCAGCGGCTGTGCGATCTACCGATGCTCACGCGCGAGGAGCGCCAGCGCTTCGCGGAATGGAATCGCACCACCGCGCCCAGCTACGGCCGCGCGACCCTGCCTCGGCTCTTCGAGGCCCAGGTGCGCCGCACGCCCGATGCACCGGCGTTGACCGTCGTGGGCGAGACGCTGAGCTACGGTGAGCTGAACGCACGGGCCAACCAGCTCGCCCACCATCTGCGGTCACTGGGCGTGGGCCGCGAGTCGCTCGTGGGCATCTGCGTCGAGCGCTCGGTGGAGATGATCGTCGGGCTGCTGGGCATCCTCAAGGCCGGCGCGGCCTACGTGCCGCTGGATCCGTCCTTCCCCGCCGAGCGGCTGGCCCACATGGTCCACCACTCGCGGCTGTCCCTGCTGCTGACCCAGGAGCGCGTGGCGGGACGGCTCCCCGAGAGCGGAGTGCGGCAGGTCCGCTTCGAGACCGAGCACGCGCTCCTGTCACGGCAGCCCACCGGGGATCTCCCGGACGGGGCGGGGACGGAGGAGCTGGCGTATGTGATGTACACGTCGGGCTCGACGGGAATCCCCAAGGGGATCCAGATCACCCATGGCGCGCTGACCAATCTGCTCGAGTCGATGCGGGAGCGGCTCGAGCCGACGGCGCGGGACGTGCTGCTGGCGGTGACGACGATCTCGTTCGACATCGCGGCGCTCGAGCTCTACCTGCCGCTGATCGTGGGCGCGCGGCTGGTGGTGACGGACAGCGAGACGGCGGCGGATGGCGAGCGGCTGGCCCAGGAGATGGCGCGCGTCACTCCCAGCTTGATGCAGGCCACGCCCGCGACGTGGCGGATGCTCATCGAAGCGGGCTGGCGGGGCGATCCGCGGCTGTCCATCCTCTGCGGCGGAGAGGCCCTGCGCCAGGAACTGGCCGAGCAGCTCCTCGAGCGGGGAGGGCGCGTCTGGAACCTCTACGGCCCCACGGAGACGACGATCTGGTCCGCCGCCCACCGCGTGGGGAAGGTGCGCGGTGAGCGCCGCGAGGATGCCTCCGAGCCCATCGGCCGGCCGCTCGCCAACACCCAGCTCCGGGTGCTCGGCCCGCGGCTGCATCAGGTCCCGGTGGGCGTCACGGGAGAGCTGTACATCGGGGGCCTCGGCCTGGCCCGGGGCTATCTGGCACAGCCTTCCCTGACCGCGGAGAAGTTCGTTCCGGATCCCTTCAGCGACGAGCCCGGCGCGCGCCTCTACAAGACCGGGGACCTGGCCCGGTATCTCGCCGATGGCAGCATCGAGTTCCTGGGCCGCACCGACTACCAGGTGAAGATCCGTGGGTTCCGCGTCGAGCTGGGGGCCATCGAGGCCGCGCTCGGCCAACACCCGGCCGTCGCCGACGTGGCGGTCATCGCGCGTGAGATTGGACCCGGCGACACGCGCCTCTTCGGTTACGTGGTCTTCCGCCAGGGGCAGTCCCTCCCCGTGGTGGAGCTGCACGCGTTCCTGAAGCACAAGCTGCCGGCCTACATGATCCCCGCCTCGATCACCGCGGGGACGGAGCTGCCGCTGACGCCCAACGGCAAGGTGGATCGCAAGGCACTGGCGGCGCTGGACGTGGGCCGGGCGGTCTCGCGGGTCTACGTCGCTCCGCGCAACGCGTTGGAAACGGAGCTGGTCCAGCTCTGGGAAGAGGTGCTGGGCGTGAAGCCCGTCGGCGTGACGGACAACTTCTTCCACCTCGGGGGCAACTCGCTGCTCGGCGTCCGGCTCATGACGCGCATCCGCCGGCACCTCGGCCAGGAGGTTCCCCTGGCGCTCTTCATCGAGGACCCGACGATCGTCCACCTGACCCAGGTCATCTACCAGAAGAGCCTCGGGGTTCCGTCCCTGGCGGAGGGGCAGGCCGCGGCGGGGCAGGGCAAGACGTCGATCGTGAAGGTGCGGCCGGAGGGCAAGCACCACCCGTTGTTCTTCGCCGCCCAGCTCGGCGGCATCTACTCGTCCAACGTGGTGGTGGGGCTGCTGGACATGGCGCGCGAGCTGGATCCCGACCAGCCCTTCTACGGCCTGCAGGCTCCCGCCCTCGCCCCCGAGCTGGCCGATGCGGTCTCCCGGGGCAGCCCGCTCTCCCTGGATGACTGGCGGTATGACCGCGCGCACTTCGACCGCGTGGTGCTCGACTGCGTCGAGGCGCTCCGCAAGGTCCAGCCCGAGGGGCCGTACTACCTGGGCGGGTTCTGCTCCGGCAGCCTGCTCGTCTTCGAGATCGCCCGGCGGCTGACGGAGATGCGCCAGGAGGTGGCTCGCATCGTGCTCTTGGATCCACCCATCGGGGGCGATGCCGTGCCTCCAGGGCCCTCGCGGTACGATGCCGCGCTCGCGGATCTCGTCTGGTTCATCGGCCGGGAGATCGGCTGGGAGGCGGGATGGGATCTCACCGCCCTCTACGCCGAGCTGGAGCCGCTCGGCACCGACGAGCGCTGGGCGCTGGCCCTTCGCAAGCTGAAGGAGGCCGAGGCCGTCCCCGCCTCGACGGAGGCCCAGGATCTGCGGCGGCTCTTCGATGCGAAGCGGCTCAACGAGGAGATCATGAGCCGGATCCTCGACAGCTACGAGCCCCCGGTCTCTCCCCATCCGGTCACCATCCTGATCTCGGATCACACCCGCGAGGACTACACCGACGACGCGCTCGAGGCCGCCCTGGAGCGGGTGCGCCGGCACATCACCGGCTCGCTGGACGTGCACTTCGTGCCCGGTGACCATGGCAGCCTGTTCCAGTCCCCGAATGTCGCGGTGCTGGCCAACCACGTGAATCGGTGTCTGGCGGAGAGCAGGCCCCGCGGCGCGTAG